Proteins co-encoded in one Armatimonadota bacterium genomic window:
- a CDS encoding peptidase M42, with protein sequence MEFDLLKRLCETPGIPGKEDPIREAVKQTLAPLVDSIEVDVMGNVVGIKRGNGARKVMLAAHMDEIGFMVRYIDDKGFVRLQPLGGFDARQLFAQRVLVHTRQGEVLRGVLAYSTKPAHMLTPEEMNRAPQIESFFVDLGMTAEQVKEKVSVGDMVTMDRTTESCGDTFFGKAMDDRVGVFVMIEALRLLKDKRTEVDIYAVATAQEEVGLRGATTAAYAIEPDIGIALDVTLANDYPGPSDTETVTKLGQGVAIKIMDGSLICHPKLVEHFREIAEREQIPYQMEILPRGGTDAGALQRSRSGTVSITISVPTRYVHTVNEMVHRKDVEAAATLVARYLEEAHTRDYRF encoded by the coding sequence ATGGAGTTCGACCTGTTGAAACGGCTTTGTGAGACACCAGGCATTCCTGGCAAGGAAGACCCTATCCGCGAGGCGGTCAAACAGACGCTGGCTCCGCTGGTAGATAGCATCGAAGTGGACGTGATGGGCAACGTGGTAGGCATCAAGCGGGGCAACGGCGCGCGCAAGGTGATGCTGGCGGCGCATATGGACGAAATCGGCTTCATGGTGCGATACATCGACGATAAGGGTTTTGTGCGCCTGCAGCCGCTGGGAGGGTTTGACGCCCGTCAGCTGTTCGCGCAGCGCGTGCTGGTGCATACCCGTCAAGGCGAGGTGCTGCGCGGCGTGCTGGCATACTCCACCAAACCCGCGCACATGCTCACGCCCGAAGAGATGAACAGGGCGCCGCAGATAGAGAGCTTCTTCGTGGACCTGGGCATGACCGCCGAGCAGGTGAAGGAAAAGGTCTCTGTGGGCGATATGGTCACTATGGACCGCACCACCGAATCGTGCGGAGACACCTTCTTTGGCAAGGCGATGGACGACCGCGTGGGCGTCTTTGTGATGATAGAAGCCCTGCGCCTGCTGAAGGACAAGCGTACGGAGGTGGACATCTACGCGGTGGCTACGGCGCAGGAGGAGGTGGGTTTGCGTGGTGCGACCACCGCCGCTTACGCGATAGAACCCGATATCGGCATCGCGCTGGATGTGACGCTGGCGAACGACTATCCGGGGCCCTCCGACACCGAGACGGTCACGAAGCTCGGACAGGGGGTTGCTATCAAGATTATGGACGGCAGCCTGATATGCCATCCGAAGCTGGTGGAGCACTTCCGCGAGATTGCCGAGCGCGAGCAAATCCCTTACCAGATGGAGATTCTACCTCGCGGTGGCACCGACGCGGGCGCACTGCAGCGCAGCCGTTCGGGTACGGTGAGCATCACTATCAGCGTACCTACGCGCTATGTGCATACGGTGAACGAGATGGTGCACCGCAAAGATGTGGAAGCGGCAGCCACGCTGGTAGCACGCTATCTCGAGGAGGCGCATACCAGGGACTACCGATTCTGA